DNA from Helcococcus ovis:
CAATATATGCAAAAGGTATTGAAGTTACAGCTCCTAAAAATGAACCTAAAAGAGACATTTTAATTGTTTCAATTAGGGGATCTACTACTTTTGGTAAATATCTAAAATCCGGATTAAATAAATCTTTAAGTATTAAACTCATTTGATGAAATTGTTTTATAATTCTTTCAAATGAAAATTGTGTAAAATGAGCAGATAGTATTAACAGAATTAAAATTAATGGAGCTATAATTATAGCTCTGCTTCTTTTTTCTTTTACAATTGTACCATTTGGCAAGGTATAAATTTTGGGTTTTAAAATTTTATCGTATAAGTTCATTATAAAGCTCCAGACATTTCTATTTCATCAGCTTTTTCACCATAAATAGTTTTTAAAACATCATCATTAACGTTTTTAGCCGGTCCATCATAAACAATTTCTCCATCTTTTATACCGATTACTCTTGAAGCATATTCTAATGCTAAATCAACATGATGAATATTAATTAAAATTGCTATGTTATTTCTTTGATTGATTTTTAGAAGATAGTCCATAACCTGTTTAGCTGTTACAGGATCTAGGCTGGCAACCGGCTCATCAGCTAATATTATCTCAGGTTTTTGAGCTAGAGTCCTAGCTAAAGCAACTCTTTGTTGTTGTCCACCTGAAAGATGATCAGCTCTTACATATGCTTTATCTAAAATATCCACTTGTCTTAATGCATCTAAAGCTTGAATTTTCATTGATTTTGGGAAAAATCCAAACATGGATCTAATAGGATCTAAATCAGGAACAAATCCGGCTAAAACATTATTGATAAC
Protein-coding regions in this window:
- the phnC gene encoding phosphonate ABC transporter ATP-binding protein, with the protein product MIKFENVSKIYPNGFKALKNINLTIEAGEMIAIIGRSGAGKSTLIRTINKMIPIEEGRLTVNDQNVSELKGKDLRTFRRNIGMIFQQFNLVDRTTVINNVLAGFVPDLDPIRSMFGFFPKSMKIQALDALRQVDILDKAYVRADHLSGGQQQRVALARTLAQKPEIILADEPVASLDPVTAKQVMDYLLKINQRNNIAILINIHHVDLALEYASRVIGIKDGEIVYDGPAKNVNDDVLKTIYGEKADEIEMSGAL